The Coleofasciculaceae cyanobacterium genomic sequence CATCACACTTACTTATCCGAACGCTTAGATCTTTTCTTACTGTAGCCCTACAGTTTGGACAAGTTTGAGATGTTCCACGATGATCTACTCGACCAACAAACACATCTCGCTTTCTAGCCACATATTCTAAGATTGTTCGTTAGTTGTCCAAAAGAAGCATCAATTGTGCTTGCCCAACATTCTTTTAGCCATAATACGGAAGTCACAATCCTCAACATAGATTGTATTTGCCATATCACAAAGTTTATGGGCAAGTTTAACTTACGGGAGAAATAGCCTCCTCATCTAATAAAACTTTATTCGCTTTGGCTACAGTTTGATTGGCAGCCAAAAGACGGCTCAGACTATCAATCATATAGTTGCTTTCTTCTAAAGCGCGACAGGTTTCTTGTCCGAAGAAACTAGAGGCAACCTCAAACTCTTCGCTTAAAGCAGTGCGATCGCTTTTTTCTACTAGTTCCGCTAAGCGGCTGTAGGTAGCGGCTAATCGACTAATTACTTGGGGGCGTTCCTCTAGTGACATCAGATTCAAATATAGGGACGCATCCCCAGCAAATAAGCGACCAACTAGATCGAGCTGCATTCGGTAGAGAGGGCTAGCAAATTCTAAAGTACGAGACAGATCGATTTCTTCTTCGGCTAAGAATGCCCCCAGACCAAAAGTACAAAAGTGTCTGATTGCCTGCACAATGCCCATCATGCGATCGTGTTCTTGGGGCGTACACCAGATCGCTTTGCCACCTTTATTGGCGATAAAATCTAGAAACCACTGATAGGCTTGCTGCTGCCGACCAGGACAAACCACCACATTTTGCGCTAAAAACGAGTCAATTCCCGGACCGAACATTGGATGCAAGCCAAGTACTGGTCCAGGGTGGCGATCGAGCATCGCCTGTACTATAGGCGTTTTAATGCTAGTAACGTCTGCTAGTGTAGTTGAAGCGGTAAGGTATCGAGCAGTTTTTTCAATAATCGGTACTGTTTGTTCTATAGGAACGCTAACTATTACTAAGTCTGCTGTTCCTAATAGCTGTTGAGCATTGCCCCAATCATTCCGTCCTAGAACATTTACATAATGACCAGACAACGATAGCTGCTCGACGAAAAAGCTTCCCATCTGACCGCGCCCGCCAATTACTGTCACTCGTCGTGGCTTAACAGTCGGAGAACAAGAGGTAGCAGTGCTGGCAGCAGCACAGTTGATAGTTAGATTTTGCCAAATAAATTCAGGAATGCCAGCTTGAGCGAGCAAGCTAGTGACCTCTGGGCGATCGCCACAACCATTATGTTGGGAACGCGTCAAACAAGAAATTTTTTTGCCCAGCAGCTTAATGAGTTCGCGATCGATTTGCTCTAGAGTTTCTGACACTGGATTTACCTCTCCTGATAATGATTGAAGCTAATAGCTAGGACGAAGCTGTCTATTAAACAAGTGCTGCAGCAGGTTGTTGCCAGCGATCTATCGCTTTACCAACAATAGCCAGTTCCTGAGTCAGTAGATCGAAGCGATCTGGAGTCAGACATTGAGGTCCATCAGACAGAGCTTTAGCAGGGTTGGGGTGAACCTCAATCATCAGAGCATCTGTGCCGACAGCGATCGCCGCTTTTGCCATCGTCGGAACAAACGCAGCTACCCCGATACCGTGGCTGGGATCGATCGCGATCGGTAGATGAGTTAAGGAGCGCAGTACTGGCACGACGGAAAGGTCTAGTGTATTACGAGTGTATTTGCGATCAAAGGTACGAATACCGCGTTCGCATAAAATAACGTTGGCATTGCCAGCCGCCAGGATATATTCAGCCGCCATCAGCCAGTCATCGATGGTGGCAGCCATAGCGCGCTTGAGCAGCACTGGCTTATCTTGCGCTCCCACTTTCTTTAGCAGCGAAAAGTTCTGCATATTTCTAGCACCAATTTGTATAATATCAGCCACCTCGACGATCTTATCAAGATCGGCTGTATCCATTACCTCTGTAATTATTCCAAGTCCTGACACTTCTCGCGCTTTCGCTAGCAGATCCAACGCGCTTTCGCCGTGACCTTGGAAAGAATAGGGAGAAGTACGAGGCTTGTATGCCCCACCCCGCAGGAACTTGGCTCCTGCTGCCTTAACTCGCTGCGCCGTTTCAACAATCATCGTTTCGTTTTCTACCGAGCAGGGACCAGCTATCAGCACGACGGGCTGATTTTCTCCAAAGGTGACAGGACCGTTAGGAGTAGGTACAACTATCTCGCTTGCTTCTCCATGACGATACTCGCGGCTGACACGTTTGAAGGGTTTTTCGACTGGCAAAACCTGCTCGATCCAAGGACTCACTTCCTGCACCAGTAGCGGGTCGAGCTCTGCCGTATCGCCAATCATGCCGATTACGACCTTATGCTTACCGGCGATTTTTTCCGGCGTTACCTTCCAGGTAGTACTTAGCTGTAAACAAATCCGATTAATTTCTTGTTCTGGCGTACCAGATTTAACAACAACGATCATGTTTAAATTCCTTTGATTTTACTTGTTAAATACAGTGAGTTCAGCCCACTTCGATTTAAATTTGTTGGTAGATTCTATTTACCGAAGAAATTGAGCCAATTCTTCCAACTTTCTCCAGGCTTCTCCACTTTGCAGCACCTCTTTAGCCAGGGCAAAACCCCGCGCAAAATTATCAAGACTAGGCTCTGTGCCGATGGCTTCGCCAACAAAAAGTGCTAGAGCGGCGTTCAAAGCAACCACATCCTGCTGTGCCTGAGTGCCACTACCTTGAAGCACTGCCCTTAGAATATTCGCGTTTTCCTGCACGTTGCCACCTCGCAATGCCGCCGTGGGAGCGCTTTTAATGCCGAGTTCTTTCGGGTCTAATTCAATTAAGCTTACCCGATCGGTGGCGATCGCCAGATCGTTAGTATTTGCCAATCCTGCCTCATCTAATCTTTCCCGTCCGTAAACCACAATCGCTCTGGTTCCCAGTTGAGATAAAACTTCCGCAAACGTTTCTACCAATGCCGGGTCGCTCACTCCAATCACTTGTCCGGTGGGCTGTAAAGGATTGACGAGCGGACCTAGTAAATTAAAGATGGTGCGTATCTTTAGGGTTTTTCGCAGGGGAGCAACGGCTTTGAGGGCAGGGTGCCAGCCAGGAGCAAACAGAAAAGTAATGCCTACCTCCCTCACCGCCCTCTGAACCTTTTCCGGTTCAGCCTTCAAATTCACTCCCAGAGCTTCTAGGACATCTGCTGAGCCAGTTTTACTCGATGCAGAGCGATTGCCGTGTTTAGCCACCTTCAGCCCAACCGCAGCCGCTACAAAAGCAACCGCCGTAGAAATATTAAAGGTTGATGCTCCATCTCCTCCTGTACCGCAGGTATCAATTAACGGAGAAGTATTCCTTAAAGAGTCTTGGAGTCGTACTGACCAACGCTCACTCGCAAGCCGAGAATACGCTCCGTCTGGCGTTTCACGCCAGGGAACGAGTGACTGGGAGTGCAAAACCTGAACCATACCTAGAAGTTCTTGAGCGGACACGCCTTTTGCCTGAAACGCTGCTAGAATCGCCCCCGATAGGACGGTCGGAATCGATTCTGTCAGCCATCCCTGCATCAAATCGGCCGCTCGATCGACCGAAAGCGATTGTCTGTCTAGCAATTGTTGCAGCAAACTCGACCAGTTGGAGGAGTCAGACGTTGACGATGGCTTTTGGGCAACGGGAGTTTCTACCATAAGTCAATTTCATTACCGATCGTGTGTGTAATTAAAGTGTGGGGGTAGGGGTAGGGAATCCCCATGAGATCGAAAACTTCCCTATCTTGGTGCGCGACGCGAAGCTAGTCCTTTAGGGCGTTCCCTAGCGAATTTTTAATCCACGGGGTCGCACCGCTATTTCCTGTTTCTCGTTCCCTAGTTTAGATTCCATAATTTGGCAACGGTTTGCACGTCTTTGTCCCCGCGTCCCGAACAGTTAATGACAATTCGAGGACTTCCTTCTAACTGCGGACAAAGGGTTTCTAAATAAGCAAAGGCGTGAGCCGTTTCCAAAGCCGGAATAATTCCCTCTAGTTTAGACACGCGTTCAAAAGCTTTTAGAGCCTGCTCGTCGGTAACGCTGTAGTACTCAGCGCGTCCACTATCTTTTAAATAACTATGCTCTGGTCCAACGCCAGGATAGTCTAATCCAGCACTAATTGAGTGCGCCTCGATCACCTGACCTTCATCGCTTTGAAGTAGGTAGCTCATAGCACCGTGCAAAACGCCAACTCGTCCTCTGGTTAAGGTAGCAGCGTGCTTTTCAGTTTCAACGCCTTCCCCAGCTGCTTCAACGCCGATGAGACGTACTAGCGGTTCGTTAACAAATTCGTGGAAGAGTCCCATCGCATTAGAACCGCCACCGACGCAGGCGAGCAGAATATCTGGCAATCCTTCCCATTTTTCTCGTGCCTGAGCGCGGGTTTCCGTGCCGATCATGGCGTGAAAATCTCGAACTAACTGGGGATAAGGGTGAGGTCCGGCAACAGAGCCAAGAATGTAGTGTGTGTTCTCTACGTTTGTTACCCAGTCACGGATTGCTTCACTAGTAGCGTCTTTAAGCGTTCCCGTGCCTGCGGATACAGGAGCAACGGTTGCGCCCATCAACTTCATGCGGAACACGTTGAGTGCCTGACGCTCCATGTCGTGGATGCCCATATAGACGACGCACTCTAACCCAAATCGAGCGCAGGCAGTAGCGGTGGCTACTCCGTGCTGTCCGGCTCCCGTTTCAGCAATAATGCGCTGTTTGCCCATGCGCTTTGCCAGAAGTACCTGCGCTATGGCATTGTTGATCTTGTGAGCACCCGTGTGGTTTAAGTCTTCGCGCTTTAGATAGATTTGCGGTCCGCTACCGTCTGCTTTAGCGTAGTGAGCGGTGAGTCGCTCGGCGAAGTAGAGAGGAGTGGGACGACCAACATAATCTTGCAGTAAATGTTGCAGTTCTGCTTGGAAGCTTGGCTCGTTGCGGTACTGTTTAAAAGCAGTTTCTAACTCCGCAAGAGCAGGCATCAGAGTTTCTGGCACGTACTTGCCGCCGAACTGTCCAAATCGACCCATGGGGTCGGGACGAGATTGTGTTGTTGTTTGAGTATCTTGCGTATTAACCATTTTTTATCCTCTAAATTTATACCTATTACCTATTACCTCCGCGTAGCGGTACTAGGCTGAAATGACTTTTTCTGACACTGGGGCGATCGCTTCTTTGAGTTCTTGGCAGAGAGACTCAATTGCTTGTAATCCCTCGCTTGGCGTGCCCTGAGCTAACCGTTTAACGAAAGCACTACCAGCAATGACCCCATCGGCTCCCCAGTCCTTAACCTGGCGAGCCTGTTCGCTGCCAGAAATACCAAAGCCAACGCCGATTGGTTTATCGGTCATTTGGTGCATTTGCTGAAGCAAGTCTTTAACCCGTCCCTGAACTTGCGATCGCACGCCCGTAACCCCCGTAACGCTTACTAAATAAATGAATCCCTGAGACTTTTGGGCGATCTTTTCGATCCGCTCCTTAGAAGAGGTCGGAGCAACTAACAAAATTACTTCAACGCCGACGCTGGCAGCCGTTTCTAAAAGCTCGGCAGACTCATCGACAGGAAGATCGGGAACGACTAATCCCCGCACTCCTACTTGGAAGATTTGCTCCATAAACGGCTTGATGCCTAGGTTTAGAATTAGGTTATAGTAAGTGAAAAGAATGATTGGTGCCTGTAGGTCAGGACTCACCGACTCGACGAGCTTTAGCACCTGCTCCAAATTAACCCCCTTCTCTAAAGCGCGGGTAGCAGCTGCTTGAATCACGGGTCCATCGGCTAGTGGGTCTGAGTAGGGAACTCCTAGCTCAATCATATCAGCGCCGTTGCGGTCTAGCACCCGTAGCGCCTCGGCTGTCGTTTCCAGGTCTGGATCTCCAGCCGTGATAAAGGGAATGAGAGCGCACTGCGGTTGCGATCGCAGAGTTTGAAAGCGTTGAGAAATTGAAGTCATTTTTACGATTAGTAGCTGTTAGTTATTAATTTCAATATTGATTAACTTCTGCGGAAATTAATTGAGATTAAATCTCTGCACCGTGGGCAATAGGGGCGCTATTTGGTGACTGTACTGCTCCCTTTTCTTCATTCAGAATTTTGCGGACGGCCTGTTCTATATCTGATTGCTTGACTAAAGACTCTCCAATCAGAACAGCGCGGGCTCCGGCTTGAGACACCCGCTCTAAATCGGCTCGCTCGAACAAACCCGACTCGCTGACTACCGTTATCCCCTTACTGTCTATTTGTTCTCGTTGCTGCTGGATTAATTGCTCGGTGGTTTCAAGATCGACAGTAAAGTTTTCTAAATCGCGGTTATTGATTCCTAGCAGGCGCAAGTTAGATAGAGACAGGGCGCGATCGAGTTCTGCGGCTGTATGCACTTCTACCAGTGCCGTCATGCCTAGAGAGTCGATCGCGTTTAAAAAGTCTTGCAGGTCGCAATCGCTTAAAATAGCAACGATAAGCAGCACTGCATCGGCTCCTGCCGCTCGCGCTAAGTGAATTTGGTAGGGGTCGATGATAAACTCCTTGCACAGCAGCGGTAAAGATACGCTGCGACGAACTAAGCGCAGATTATCGAAACTCCCCTGAAAGAAGGCGCGATCGCTTAGCACCGACAAGCAGGCAGCACCAGCTCGTTCATAGGCTTGGGCAATACTAATGGGATCGAAATCTGCCCGAATGATTCCCTTACTTGGCGAAGCCTTTTTAACCTCGGCAATTAAGCTTGGGTGGCTAGGGCTTTCCTGTAAAGCTAAGAGAAAGTTTCTCGCTGGCGACACTGCCCGAACTTGGCTTTTTAGCTCGGAAAGAGGAAGCGAAGCCTGCATCTGAGCTACTTCTCGCTCTTTGTGCCAAACAATTTTTTCGAGGATGTGACGCGGTTCGGTATTCGGAGCCGCAATTGGGTAGTCTTTTACTGCTTGGTGAGGCGATCGACGACGAATCCGCATAGTGAATGAAAACTGTTTTTCTATAAGTCATTATTGTTTTTTTCGCAAAGGTGCAAGTTACCCACCGATGACAGCAAACTACCAACCAATTAGCTGACAGATATAGCCGACTTTGTCAGTCTCGATTTGGCGTAGCTTTGAATCACGTTCTCAATAATCGACAAGCCAACTCCACTCCCCAGGGTCATAATCGACTCTGGGTGGAACTGGACGCCGGCGATCGCCTGAGTTTTATGTTCGATTGCCATAATCACGCCATCTTCCGACAGTGCTGTTACCCTAAGTTGCTCGGGCAAACGGTCTTTGAGGGCAAACAGGGAGTGGTATCGACCGACCTCAAAAGACTTCGGAACGTTGTTAAAGAGTGCCGAATCTTCAACAATGTTAATGACAGATGTCTTACCGTGCTGGGGATAATCTAGGATACCAAGTTCGCCTCCAAACGCTTCGACAATGCTTTGCAGCCCTAAACAAACACCAAAAATCGGCAGCTCGCGGCGGACGCAGCTCATGACGGTTTCGGGAACGCCAAAGTCACTTGGTTTGCCAGGACCAGGCGAAAAAACGACGAGATCGGGAGATTCGCGATCAAATACTGATGCGGGAAAACCGTGACGCAGGGTAGTGACAATCGCCCCAGCTTGACGCAGGTAGTTAGCTAAAGTGTGTACGAAGGAGTCTTCGTAGTCGATCAGCAGCACTCGCTTTTGAACTTGGGACTGGGGGGATTGACTGCTAATATTGGCTTTGGCAGTTTTCTCAGTCTCAACCGTCTGACCAGCATCGCAAAGGGTCTGAAAAAGGGCAGCAGCTTTGGTGAGAGTTTCCTGTTCTTCGGCGGCGGGATCTGAGTCATACAGAACAGTTGCTCCCACCCGTACTTCGGCAATTGAATCTTTAAGTCGCATTGTCCTCAGTGTTAAGCCTGTATTTATGTTGCCGTTAAAGGCTAACCAGCCTACAGCACCGCCGTACCAGCGCCGAGGGCTGTGTTCGCGCTCCTCAATGAACTGCATGGCAGAGCGCTTTGGCGCGCCTGTGACGGTGACAGCCCAGGTGTGGGTTAGGAAAGCATCTAGGGCATCAAATTCAGGACGCAGGATCCCTTCGACGTGATCGACGGTATGGATGAGGTGGCTATACACCTCTACCTGACGGCGACCAATTACCTGTACCGATCCTGGCTCGCAGATCCGAGACTTGTCGTTGCGGTCTACGTCAGTACACATAGTTAGCTCTGCTGCGTCTTTATGAGAGTTGAGCAGCAGCCGAATCTGAGCAGCATCACCGATCGCATCGACACCGCGACCAATCGTACCGCTAATCGGGCAGGTTTCTACGTATTTGCCCTCTACCCGCACAAACATTTCTGGAGAAGCACCGATCAGGTATTCTCCCCCCAAATTAAGCAAGAAGCCGTAAGGACTCGGATTGATTTGCTGTAAAGTACGGAATAAATCTGTAGGCGAGGCTACGCAGGCTCTATAGAAGTTCTGACTCGGAACAACTTCAAATAAATCACCGCGACGGAAGTATTCTAAAGCTTCTATCACTTTATCAGCATACTCGCCAGGTACGTGATCCGATTCCCGTTCGGGCGTTAGCCGCTGTCCCCGATAGTCGATAAACTCGCCAGTACGAGGTATTCCTTCAGTACCGCCGTGTCCAGTTTCAAACTCGTACTGATAACGGTAGGCTTGCTCAAGATAGTAGTCTATAACAAACAGCTCGTCAGGCAGATATAGCAGCAAATCTTGCTGGTCAGTAGGCCGATCGCGATGTTTAGCAATTGACTCGAATTGAAAGACTAAATCGTAGCCAAACGCTCCATAAAGTCCCAGGTTTTCGTCTTCGTTGCTGTAGAAGGTTTGAGAAATTTCGCGGACAACACTAAACGCAGAAGGTTGCTTACTTCGTTCCTCTTCAGTAAAAGACTGGCTTGCCTGCTCAATAAAACCAACAAGGCGATCGTCTTCTAATAAAACCTCTTGAAGCTGCGGATGTAGAGAAAGGTGCTCTGCTAGGTAGGGCAAAAGAACTCTACCCCGTTCGTTAAGAGCTTTCCAGGTAAAGTTGCGATCGCGCGTTGTCAGCTCTAAAGGCGGATTGACAAATCCAATTGCCCACCGTTTGTATCGTCCAGGATATTCATAGCTACTAGCAAATAAGCCTCCCCGTTGAGAATCTAGACACGACAGAACAGATTCTATAGCATCGTCCATTTGCATCTCAACGGCAGAGCGAGAGACGTGAATGCCGCCTTGGGTCGTGTAGGAATGAAACTTCATACTCATAGAGAACTTTTATATGAAAAAGGTAATTGATAGCGATCGCGTTTGTACGAGAGCCAACGCACCAAAATAAATTCTGGAAAATTGGTGCGTCGGATTGCTGAAGAAACTTCAGCAATAGGAGACGCAGTGATTTCACGTTTAGAAACCCTAATAATGTTGCCGATGTTTTGCAACATAACAATTATTTAAGTTTTACTTCAATGAACAATCTTTAGAATGGCTTACCAATTTTTTTGCTTTTCAACTTCTGTATCGCTAAATACGTTTTTCTCTTTAAATTCTTTAGATTTCACTCATTTTTTTCATAAAATCTACCTTTAGAAAGAAGCGCAATTTAATTTTTTAAATATTTATTATTTTGTATCAAATTAACATTAACTAAACAAACATCAACTGAACAAAAATAGGTACAGCAGCATTATTTTTGCTATTTGGTGATACCTACGCTACATAGAAATAATCGAAACAATAGAAAGCTCAATCAAAAGATTATTCATTGTTTCCTCACATAATATTTCTTAAGCTCTTTGTGAAGCAAAATTGACATTGTTCTGAATTCTTGAGTTCCAAAAACGAGGAGCGATGTGCTTTTAAATAGAGCACCCTTAATGGTGATTGCTAATAATTGCACGGTTGTACCTACAGAGGCTTTGGCGATCGCGAGCGACATGACTATCGCGTTTTGCAATTCTGTCAGTGCGATGAGGTGCGATTAGCATTGGCAAACACTCGATTGCGTTTCTGACGATTTTTACAGGCATTTATTTTTACAGGCATTTATTTCAAACTTATGGAAGAAACATTGAACGCATCGACAACCGAACCAACATCGATTCCGAGTGCTGGAGGCGATAGTGCTCCTGAAGCCAACAGCAACAATCCCTTCGATTCCTTCAACCCCGATACCGATGGTAGCCCCTTTACCGACAGCGATGATGTTGTTAATGAAACTACCGAAGGCGTTGAAGATATGTCCTTTGGTGGAGGTGGTTCGATGATGAACACCGATTTCAATGGTATTGACACTGGTTCTGGCAATACCGACAACGGTAATGGCAACAACTTTTATGGAAATGACAACCTTGCTGACGGTAATGGTAACTGGAGTTTTGGGGACGGCAATCAGATCCAAGGAAACGGTAACTGGAATTTAAACGAAGAAGGCGGTACTCCCTTCAACTCCATTTTTGAAGGGGAGAACAATCCTCTTACTGGCGGCAATCCGTTAGGTGTTGGCGAAGAGGGCGGTATTCCAGCAGATGCACTTGGAGGTAATAACCCAATCTTTGCTGGCGGTAGCACTACGCCAACTCCAGTTGGCGAAGGTGAGACACCAGATACGGCAGAAAATCCAACTGGCAACCAAAACACTGTTAATGGTAACGGGAACTGGAATTTTGGTAGCGATAACGACACTTCTGGGAACGGTAACTGGAACTTTGGCGACGGCAACGTTGTTACCGACGGCAACGGCAATTGGAACCTTGGAGATGACAACGAAGTTAGCGGCAACGGCAATCGTCCGAGCGGTAACGACAACAGTATCTCTGGTAACAGTAATCGCGTCGCTGGTGACGGCAACAGCATTAACGGCAATCGCTTTAATTTAGACGAAGACAATTCAAACATATTGGGTAATGCCGACCGCTACTTCCAAACAGATGCAGAGGGCAATGTCGCTTTAGTTAGCGATGAATCTGCTGGCGATCCTAACTACGATTTTGACGGAGTGGTTGAAGCATCTGAGAATGGCGAAGGCGAACCTGAAGATGACGGTTCGGCAGGTCAGAATGTTATCGACCAAGTTTACGGAAGCTTGTCTGAATCTGGTACAGATTCTTTACCAGGTAGCGGCAGTGTTGCTGGTGGCGGTGCCCCTAGCGAAGGCGGCGAATCCCCCATGATGGGCGGAAGCTCGACTGGCGGTGGAAACCCCTTCGGCAGTGAAGGCAGTGAATCCTCCATGATGGGCGGTGGCTCGACTGGTGGCGAATCCCCCATGATGGGCGGTGGCAGTGCTGGCGGTGGTAGTCCCTTCGGCGGTGGCGCTGGTGGTGCTGGCGGTGGCTCTACTGGCAGTCCTATCGGCGGTGGTGCCCCTAGCGAAGGCGGCGAATCCCCCATGATGGGCGGTAGCTCGACTGGCAGTCCTATCGGCGGTGGCGCTCCTAATAGCAATACAAACCCTGATTACGACTTCAGTACTTTTGAACCAAGTGGTGAAGGCGATCCAAACGAATTAATTAGACAAAGTCCTTTTGGTCCCCTGTTAGATCTTCCTGGCATCGACGGTGTAGAAGATATCTTTGGTAACGTCGGTGGTGGCGGAGAAAACCCCTTCGGCGGTGGTAGTGGCGCTGGCAGTGCTGGCAGTGAATCCTCGATGATGGGCGGTGGCTCGACTGGCGGCGAATCCCCTATGATGGGCGGCGGAAGCTCGATGATGGGTGGTGCCCCTAGTGAAGGCGGTGAATCCTCCATGATGGGTGGCGGTAGCTCCATGATGGGCGGCGGTAGCTCCATGATGGGCGGTGCCCCTAGTGAAGGCGGTGAATCCTCCATGATGGGTGGCGGTAGCTCCATGATGGGTGGCGGTAGCTCCATGATGGGTGGCGGTAGCTCCATGATGGGCGGTGCCCCTAGTGAAGGCGGTGAATCCTCCATGATGGGCGGTGGCGCTCCTAACAGCAATACCAACCCCGATTACGACTACGACTTCAGCGCTTTTAAACAAACTGGTGAAGGCAGCGAATCCTCCATGATCGGCGGTAGCTCGACTGGCGGTGAATCCCCTATGATGGGCGGCGGAAGCTCGATGATGGGCGGTGCCCCTAGTGAAGGCGGTGAATCCTCCATGATCGGCGGTGGAAGCTCGATGATGGGTGGCGGTAGCTCGATGATGGGTGGCGGTAGCTCGATGATGGGCGGCGGTAGCTCGATGATGGGCGGTGCCCCTAGTGAAGGCGGTGAATCCTCCATGATCGGCGGTGCCCCTAGTGAAGGCGGTGGCTCTATGGGCGGCGGTTCAATGGGCGGCAGCGGCGAGTCTGGCGGAGGGCAGCCTAATATCGGACCCTTCTCTCGTTTACTAGATATTGAGGGCGTTAATGGCGTGGAAGATATCTTTGGTAACGTCGGCGGTGCTGGCGGTGAATCCCCCATGATGGGCGGTAGCTCGACTGGCGGTGAATCCCCTATGATGGGCGGTAGCTCGACTGGCGGTGAATCCCCTATGATGGGCGGTATCTCGACTGGCGGTGCTGGTTCTAGCAATCCTTTTGCTAACTTCAACCCATTAGAAGAGGGCAATCCTTTTATTGAAGGAGACGAGCCGAATGTTTCTTTCGGCGGTGCTGGTGGTGATAGCGTTGCACA encodes the following:
- the aroF gene encoding 3-deoxy-7-phosphoheptulonate synthase, whose amino-acid sequence is MIVVVKSGTPEQEINRICLQLSTTWKVTPEKIAGKHKVVIGMIGDTAELDPLLVQEVSPWIEQVLPVEKPFKRVSREYRHGEASEIVVPTPNGPVTFGENQPVVLIAGPCSVENETMIVETAQRVKAAGAKFLRGGAYKPRTSPYSFQGHGESALDLLAKAREVSGLGIITEVMDTADLDKIVEVADIIQIGARNMQNFSLLKKVGAQDKPVLLKRAMAATIDDWLMAAEYILAAGNANVILCERGIRTFDRKYTRNTLDLSVVPVLRSLTHLPIAIDPSHGIGVAAFVPTMAKAAIAVGTDALMIEVHPNPAKALSDGPQCLTPDRFDLLTQELAIVGKAIDRWQQPAAALV
- the tyrA gene encoding bifunctional chorismate mutase/prephenate dehydrogenase, with translation MSETLEQIDRELIKLLGKKISCLTRSQHNGCGDRPEVTSLLAQAGIPEFIWQNLTINCAAASTATSCSPTVKPRRVTVIGGRGQMGSFFVEQLSLSGHYVNVLGRNDWGNAQQLLGTADLVIVSVPIEQTVPIIEKTARYLTASTTLADVTSIKTPIVQAMLDRHPGPVLGLHPMFGPGIDSFLAQNVVVCPGRQQQAYQWFLDFIANKGGKAIWCTPQEHDRMMGIVQAIRHFCTFGLGAFLAEEEIDLSRTLEFASPLYRMQLDLVGRLFAGDASLYLNLMSLEERPQVISRLAATYSRLAELVEKSDRTALSEEFEVASSFFGQETCRALEESNYMIDSLSRLLAANQTVAKANKVLLDEEAISPVS
- the trpC gene encoding indole-3-glycerol phosphate synthase TrpC — its product is MRIRRRSPHQAVKDYPIAAPNTEPRHILEKIVWHKEREVAQMQASLPLSELKSQVRAVSPARNFLLALQESPSHPSLIAEVKKASPSKGIIRADFDPISIAQAYERAGAACLSVLSDRAFFQGSFDNLRLVRRSVSLPLLCKEFIIDPYQIHLARAAGADAVLLIVAILSDCDLQDFLNAIDSLGMTALVEVHTAAELDRALSLSNLRLLGINNRDLENFTVDLETTEQLIQQQREQIDSKGITVVSESGLFERADLERVSQAGARAVLIGESLVKQSDIEQAVRKILNEEKGAVQSPNSAPIAHGAEI
- the trpB gene encoding tryptophan synthase subunit beta, giving the protein MVNTQDTQTTTQSRPDPMGRFGQFGGKYVPETLMPALAELETAFKQYRNEPSFQAELQHLLQDYVGRPTPLYFAERLTAHYAKADGSGPQIYLKREDLNHTGAHKINNAIAQVLLAKRMGKQRIIAETGAGQHGVATATACARFGLECVVYMGIHDMERQALNVFRMKLMGATVAPVSAGTGTLKDATSEAIRDWVTNVENTHYILGSVAGPHPYPQLVRDFHAMIGTETRAQAREKWEGLPDILLACVGGGSNAMGLFHEFVNEPLVRLIGVEAAGEGVETEKHAATLTRGRVGVLHGAMSYLLQSDEGQVIEAHSISAGLDYPGVGPEHSYLKDSGRAEYYSVTDEQALKAFERVSKLEGIIPALETAHAFAYLETLCPQLEGSPRIVINCSGRGDKDVQTVAKLWNLN
- a CDS encoding zinc ribbon domain-containing protein; this encodes MARKRDVFVGRVDHRGTSQTCPNCRATVRKDLSVRISKCDECGYVVDRDIASGQEYL
- the trpA gene encoding tryptophan synthase subunit alpha, which gives rise to MTSISQRFQTLRSQPQCALIPFITAGDPDLETTAEALRVLDRNGADMIELGVPYSDPLADGPVIQAAATRALEKGVNLEQVLKLVESVSPDLQAPIILFTYYNLILNLGIKPFMEQIFQVGVRGLVVPDLPVDESAELLETAASVGVEVILLVAPTSSKERIEKIAQKSQGFIYLVSVTGVTGVRSQVQGRVKDLLQQMHQMTDKPIGVGFGISGSEQARQVKDWGADGVIAGSAFVKRLAQGTPSEGLQAIESLCQELKEAIAPVSEKVISA
- the trpD gene encoding anthranilate phosphoribosyltransferase, with the translated sequence MVETPVAQKPSSTSDSSNWSSLLQQLLDRQSLSVDRAADLMQGWLTESIPTVLSGAILAAFQAKGVSAQELLGMVQVLHSQSLVPWRETPDGAYSRLASERWSVRLQDSLRNTSPLIDTCGTGGDGASTFNISTAVAFVAAAVGLKVAKHGNRSASSKTGSADVLEALGVNLKAEPEKVQRAVREVGITFLFAPGWHPALKAVAPLRKTLKIRTIFNLLGPLVNPLQPTGQVIGVSDPALVETFAEVLSQLGTRAIVVYGRERLDEAGLANTNDLAIATDRVSLIELDPKELGIKSAPTAALRGGNVQENANILRAVLQGSGTQAQQDVVALNAALALFVGEAIGTEPSLDNFARGFALAKEVLQSGEAWRKLEELAQFLR